A part of Candidatus Binatus sp. genomic DNA contains:
- a CDS encoding GMC oxidoreductase, producing MGPAPDARSVVDPDCRVKGVERLRVIDCSIMPEIVRANTHLSTVMIAEMMADRIRGKRAA from the coding sequence ATGGGTCCGGCGCCGGACGCGCGCTCGGTGGTCGATCCGGATTGCCGCGTCAAAGGTGTGGAGCGGCTACGCGTGATCGATTGCTCGATCATGCCGGAGATCGTTCGCGCCAATACGCATCTGAGCACGGTGATGATCGCAGAGATGATGGCGGATCGAATCCGCGGCAAGCGCGCTGCCTGA